A stretch of DNA from Arachis hypogaea cultivar Tifrunner chromosome 19, arahy.Tifrunner.gnm2.J5K5, whole genome shotgun sequence:
TCActcaaaattataatattttaaatattaaatatttaagtaCCAAGTCTAGCAATTCAAACACTTCCATTAgatatatttatttgtatttgtcagaaaaaaaattaaaaaccatcACCAATAGATTGAATTGTGAAAACCTATATTGCTTTGATgacttcaatcgattgagtaacaagATCAATtgattaaattagaaaaaatccACATGTCTTGCAAAATTTAATCGATTGTGTTGTatgtccaatcgattgaatttccaAGAAACACGATTTCACCCGCGTTTACGGATGTAACATGATAGATGAATGACAaggataaaattctaattaattaggattgccaaaatatttattacgattaatgaaagatctaatttattattgattttgttcttaattattaataaacatgatagatgaataataaaataataatttataaaataataataaattttataattaaaattaaataagaactatTTAGCcgatattaaaaaacttaaaaaacatattttcttATGAGACTATTTAATGATCCAAATGTTCTGACGTCATCAAATCCTGTGCCAACCTTGTTGGTCACATAACTCTATATAATGCTTGATATTCCATCTTTTCCTGTCCTGGAAACTAAATCTGAAAAGTAAGGTCCTCATCCATTATTGCAGTTACAATTCTAAATACTTTCATGAATATTGACATATTGTTATAAGCTCCTAAGTCCTAACCTGTCATTGCTGCCTGAGAAAAACTATCATGTCATGTACATGAAGTATATAAAAATTGTGTGAAACTGTGACTTTGTATGATCTAACACCTTTAATTTAATGGTGCATAAGTATAAAGTATTAAAGTATCAGTTATTCACCATTCCCATTATTCCCAATTCAAAGGTTCTGGAGACTGATAGGATAATACAAACTTACAAAACAAAGTAGTAATCCATAAACAGTTCCAAAAGAGCAAGTtaagaaaagaatagaatatcAAACATTCGTCTCACAAGTTGATTCCTCACAAAAATCCTTATCACTAGATAATCTTATTTAGGCTTCTGAAAACTTTTAAAGTCCACTCATTATCTTCTTCTGCAAGTATCATTTCATCCACAACAAAAAACCGACCAAAAGAAAATCAACAATAGACATGATAATGCATCATGGTATCCAATGTAAACACCAGTACCTAGCATAAATTCTGATCCACACTGGCATATATGAGGATTCTCGTGAATATGAACAAAATCAAAACCTTTCACCATCAATACTATGCATAAAATGCCAAGAAATCTCATTTGCATTCTGGAAGCATGGTGAAAATGGttcatattcttatatatatatacttttataattataaataatttgctTTGATTTACACACAAATTGGACAAATTATGAATACAGCACACCACATTAGTGGCGGACATCCATCACACAACAATAataaatgacttctctcatatcATAGTTGACTGAACTCATGCAACCTGAATTTGGAGGAAAATGGAAACCTATCAGAGTAGTCTCTGGCTTCCCATGCAACCTCTTAATTATTTACTCTATCCATTCCAAATAACAGTTGAGCATCGAATTATTTTCCAAGACTAGGTACGATGCTCGACTTGCCTATCCCACTGAAGGTCGGCAGAAAATTCAGCAAAGGCAGCTCGGGGATTGCCATTCGAAATAGACCAGTAGTACTGAGCAGTTTCATTATCAACTTGCATGCTCCTCTTCAAGGACTCAAGCACCCTTTTCTTGCTCAATTCCGAGGATATCCTGACTGATATATTGGCACTCTTTGTGTCTGGTACATCGTTCGGGTACAACACAGCTACTTCTCTTTTAGCATAGACATCCAGCTCAATAAAGCATGTTCTGTTAATAAGAATGTCAGGGCTACTAAGTGGGATTAATAACCGTTCCCTTGAGTATATCCCATGATCACTCATCATGTTGTTCAGGCGTTTTATGTCCATAACCTGTCAAAACATAAAAATGgaataagaaaaatcaattcAGTTAATAAATTCTTGTTGTGCCTGTAACCATGACAAACAACAAACAAGGAAACACTAGCTCACAACAAAGAATTGTACAAAAACTGAAATGATAACTTTAAGCATATACAAAACCCAAATTTCCTTTTTTTCAGTTAAGAAAATTTCATATTAAGTTGAAAGTTGATCTTAATTTAGAATCAAGGCTTAGGACTCAGCAAGGGCTTACAAGTTACACATGCCATGCCAAAATTGGCCGAACATGAGATGAAGGCCCATTAGGCAAGCCAATCCCATAAGTCCATAACTCATTATCACACAGTCATACACCCTATAACTGGGCATTGCATTTATTCTATCAATATGTGAACAGTAAGAAATACAACAGAACTATCCTTAGATGCACTGTCCATTTTCAAATAACTGCGCATTGCATTCCTTTGATGCCCTGATAACACAGAATGTACTCTCTAAAAAGTCATATCTTAGGATAAAGACCGGGAAAATAAGAATTTAGAACCTAATATGGTATTTATAAAAGAAGATTTAACCCCCAATTAGTATGGACTAAAACATAACACATGAATGTAGAACCATTATTACAATAACAGATAACAATTAGTGGTTAGTTAGGAATGTTATCGAAGTTGGTTAGATTAATTGCTAAGTTAGCTAGCAATGCTAGTTATTCAGCTAAAATAGTTAGTGTATTTATGGTTCTGAAGCTCAGGTACGGTTTAACATTTCTATAGCTTTTACAGTTTTTTTGTTAGTAATTAACGGGAAACTAACAATTGCTGTGGTGCATGATGCACCTTTTGATTAGTAGACACACACACAACACTTCATTCACCACTGTTCTTGCTCTCTTCATACAGCTTCAACACTTAACCCAGAGAACAAACAAAAGAACAAATCAAAAAACCAGCTAGCAAGAAAAGGACCTAGAAGAACCAAAAATGAACAATAAGACAAACACCACCACAAAACTATAGCCACTGCAGCACCATCGCCCCTACTTGTCCCTCCTAAGTTGTTCAATGGATACTAAGCTCAGTGTTTCTCCTTTACCGGTTGTGGAATATACACAAAGGCTTTTTGTAGTGCCATCAGCATTTGCCTTCAAGGTGAAAAAAGGTGTTCATTTTGAGTTTTAGGATGGGGCACTTAGATGCATCCACTAATCAAAAGGTGCATTATGTACCACCTGGAACCAGGTTTTCCGAAAGTTCAGTGAAAATTAGACAATCCTATTTCATGTTCCGTGTATCAAAAAATACTAATGCTATCTGCATTTGTAACTTTCAAAGACTACAATTTCGGTACACAGATTAAAGCACggaactatttaaaaaaaaataaaaaatagtgcaTTTCACTGTTAATTTAGGGATTTTGATCGAATTGCGGAGGGACCTGAACGGAGTACTTGACGGCGAGGCTGGCGACGCTGTCACCGCGGACAATTCGATGGGAGATGGCGAACTTGGCGAGGGTGTTGTCTCTCCAGAAGCTTCCAGAAATTGGATTCCCAACGACGGCCTTGAGATTCCATGGAGCGAGAAATGCGGCGGTGAGGATGTCTCTGTCGGAGGCGACGGAGCTCCAGAGACGGGAGACGCAGGCGGCGCGAGCGAGGTCGGGGACGGGAAGCTTCTGGAAGATGGTGCGGAGGATGTCGGTGGATGAGAGGGCAGGGAAGTGGGAGTTCATAGGTGAGATGACGGTggaaaagggagaagaagaagaagaagaaggtggtgaGGTGGAAGATGAGTTGTTCATGAGTTGTCTGAGAATGTCACCGTCGTCTTCATCGCAGCAACAGCCCATTCGGATGGTGATGACGTGGGAGAGTTTAGAGCTGGGACGAAGATGTGGTCATGTGGTCTGCTTTCCTTCCTTGTGTACCTGCTTCACCTTCCATTACATCAAATAATATTGGACTACGTATATAAAATAGGAAGAATTTTAAGTGTTATTGGTATTCCAAGTGtttcaatcaattatttcaattaatatatattatatatattttttataattcagattaacgattaaaataactgaaatattagtattttaagtacactaaaaattttttttataaaatatttggtagaatataaatacaaattaaagataaattaaactatatatatatatatatatatatatatatatatatatatagttaattttagtatataaattatatttttgaataatattatattagcatATGTAACAATTTATTGACCAATGACAAATCCTTAAATAGAGTTTCAATCCGTGACGAATTAGTTCTTGACATACCGAATTAAGAAATataatagaaaaccaaaaaaataatgttatattagtgtaattttaattaaattttcaacTATACAAACTATGCATCTAAATATGCCATTATTataaaatacaaatatacattaaaaataaattaaacaatatatagttatacacaaatacattaataacatttattttaataactaattttaatatataaataatatttttaatattatattattgaatgaatttttatttgaatttttttaaattaagcatTGGAATAGAAATATTCGCTTAGAAAATTTCATACCAACTTAAaactgtttgatatatttaaaatttcaatcgtctaatcatatttatttttttgaattaccATTAACGCGAAAATGTAGTTTATTTTTAGTAACATGATGTTATATAATTAGATGCATATATAAAATTTTCTTTAACTAAAAGTAGAATTGGTTTGTATCCAGACGAATTAGTTTGGAGAATATAATATTTGATAATCTGAGTacgaaaaattattttgatgtcATTGGCAATTTGAACCCTAAGTTACCAATCATCCTGGTTTCATAGGTGCACAAGTGTAACAATGCATTTTGGTCTATATTTTTCTGTTGTTTATATTGACATACAAGTGTTTGTTTTATATTAGAACTGAGTTTCGAGAATGATATCCACGTAGAGACGTCAACAGAAGCAGAATCGTCATTCTCTGCTAGGGGTACTTTTGTTGAGGTGAGTTTTATGGACATTTTTTTGTTGTGATAGGGGGATTGGTTGAGAGggagtaaattaattatattgttgTTGGATTATGCCGATGACTGTTGCACATGACACATTATTTGACATAGGTATTAAAGGGGATGTAGCTAGCACCAAGACAAGGGGACAATCAGAAACAGTTGTTGATTCGTCCCACGGTTATGGACATATAATGGTAGAAGAGGTAATAAATATGGAATTCGATACTTTGGGAGAAGCAAGGTAATTCTATGCTGGTTATAGTAGAGTAAAAGGTTTTTCTATTCGAAAgagtaaaagagtaaaaaaatgcCAAAGGAGAGGTGGTCAGATATAATTTTGTGTGCAACAGGGACGGGTTCAGGCATaggaagtggttggagaagtccAATAGGAAGCAGGAGCACAAGCCCATTACTAGGTGCGGATGTCTAGTAGAGACAAGGATCAAGCATAATACTGCTAATGGGTAGTGGTGCATTCGAAAATTTCTTGAATATCACACTTTACTCCCTGAGAGATTCGTAGGATATTTGCCAGCTCATCGAAGTATGTTCGATGTTAAAATTGCACATATGAACACATTGAGGTAAGTCGGAATAAGCATCCCTAAGATATACCAATCGTTTGTAATGCAAGTTGGGGGATTCAATTTAGTTTGGTTTACGAAGCAAGATGTGCACaataaggctgcgtttgtttctaaGAACATGACAAGATAAGACACTGAGAACATGACAAGACAAGACACTGatagacagagacacaaaattttgtgttcttgtattatgtttggtgataaactagaacaaattataaaaatttaatttattctcattttttttcattcaaaaaatttgagatgaaaaatataacaatacaaaatataattatgaaaaattaacaagaataatgaaagaaaaaataaaaaataagttgtgtcccttgttagtgtctccgtgtccttcctgtcaggatggacacaaaatacactaattcagtgtctctggacacattgtctctgtccatgtctcctctgccaaacacgattttgtgtctcagtgtccctgtctcagtgtcctatctctgtaaacaaacgcaaCCTAAGGTTCAGAAGCAACGTGCATTACAGAACGGGAATGTCAACACAGCACTTAGGTTCTTCCAGCGAGTTGCTAGGGATGATGAAATGTTGTTTTGGAGATATTAGGTTGGGGAGGAGGACTAAATGTGTGACCTAATATAGAGCGATGGATGCAACCAGGAAGATTATAAAGTATTTAGGGACATGTTGGCCTTTAACGCAACATTTGGGAGGAACAAGTACAATCTCCCCGTGATTGTTTTCTTGGCAGTTAATCATCACAATCAAACATGTGTCTTTGAAATGGCAATGGTGTCTTATGAGTCCCAAGATTCTTATAAATAGGTTTTCAACAACTTCCTTGATTGCATGGGGGCAAGTCCCTGAAGGCAGTTATCGCTGACGGGGATCCTGCGATATGATTGGCTATTATACAAGTGTTTCCAGAAGCCCAGCATAGACTTTATGCCTGGCATCTTCTGAGAAATGCTACGGCCAATGTATCACAGCCGTGGTTCACACAGTTGTTCAAACAATGCATGCTCGTTGATGTAGAGGTTGCTAAATTTGAGATACAATGGGAGGCAATGATTGACGAATGCGGTGTTGGAGAAGTTGAGTGGGTAAGGGGCCTATATGCAAAGAAGTTCTCTTGGGCCACCACCTACAATAGGGCCAGATTTTTTGCTGACATAAGGAGAACATCTCGATGCGAGTTACTTCATGCTAAGTTAGGAAACTTTGTGGAGAGCAGATATGGGATATTGGGTTTTGTGACAAATTTTCAGAGATGTGTAAATTTTTTGAGAGATAGGGAGGAAGAACTTGATTTCAGGTCATGTTGTGGAATGCCTGTGCTTCAGACTCAGTTTCTAGAGATCAAGAAGTCGGTGGCGATGCACTATACTCGTGATATGTTCTATAGGTTTCGCGAGTGCCTAAAAAGGGCAGTTTGATATTACATTGTGGACTATGAAGAAGGTAACCATGACTGTTGTTATGTTATACAAAAGCACCGTCGGCCTGAGGAGACCTGGCAGGTTGTGCACATGGCAAGTGAGACATCGTTTAGGTGTAGTTACTGCAGGATGGAGTTGTTTGGTCTTCCATGTGTTCATATGATTGTGGTTTTGGTTGGGTTGGACATGGGGCATTGCAACACACCTTACTCCTAGGGAGGTGGTGCAAGGGTGCAAAAAGTCATTTTTCTAGAAATAGAGTAGTAACCGATATAGGAGATGTTGCTTCCCAGTATCGTAGCAGATTTGGTATTTTTGTCGATCAATGCAAGCATTTTGCCAAGGTGGTTTGTTTTAGGGAGGAGGACTTTAAGGCTTTCCTTAAGAAGATGTTAATTGATACTACGTTGCAAGAGGTGAGGAATGGGCTATAGATGGGGTCGGGCTCAGATTCTTTCCCACAAGCTACCGCTTATGGCGTGTAAACGATCCTGCAGTCATTTGAACTAAAGGAACCGGGTGGGCCAACGACGGCCCGGGTTCAAAAGGTCCAAAGGAAAGAAAGTGCAGTAGATGCGGGATGTTGGGTCATTGGCAAACACGATGTCCTAATTTGGTATCCTTAAGAAACTTATTTCCTGAGTATTTTACCAGAGTAGGTAGGAGTGATGCAGAAGCCCAAGTTTGACCAAAATAACCTTGTACCATTCTTTTCATTTGAACAGATGTTTTAGGTTTTAACTGGGACATTTATGTCTTTTGGATGTTATTACAGTCTCAAGTTCGCTATATTAGTAGTAATACATTAAAATCATATCGATGAAGTTAGGGTAATGTACAAAAATAGCTCCCTGTATTATTCCTGTGATGTGGCCGTTGATGCTCTCCATTTGCAGACTCCATTGATGGACACAAGTCAAATTACCGAATCATTCGCTATGGCCCATGCTCATGCcacaagtaatgtaaatttttGTTCCCTAGTTCCATTTGTGTATAAACTTTTTGTTTTACTTGTTTATGTGGAAATTTGATGGTGTACTATTTATTGTTTAAGGTTATGTATGTGATTGGATAATGTAATGCTCatacaatttaaattttagaattctccaccaaagaagaagaaagccAAAGTTGATCTTCAGACAACCTTTCTGGTTCTTGAGTTAAACCTCCTTGATGCGATgaatgaaaatataataattttatggtGCTTTTTTTCATAGTTATTGAATGTAGGTATACATAGAATTTTAGGTAGCACATCGCATCGTGAAATGTgcattatgataaaatattatattgaCCAACAGATATTTTGATTGGGTCACTATATGATGCCGATAATTCACGGCTGATATTATGTGTGTGCCTTCAAAGAATATCATGCCTCATTGTTACGTAACATATCCTGTGTTATTCAATATTATCATTGTATATGAATCGGGTTACCATGCTGACGATGTGCACGGGCATAAGATATACATCTAGCCATAACAATATCACTGAGGTCATTATTCATAGTGAAAAAAATGAATACCAAATCATGTAGGTgccaacaaaattaaaacaaagacCTGTTTAATGCGATAAGTTGAGTTGTTTGTTCAAAACCTGGCACAATGATTACATATTAAAGTCGTACACATCTTGACATAATACGACACTCCCATAGGGGGGATAATTTGGAATATAAGGACTTATGCCCCAATTGGTTGCCCGCGGATGTTTTTTAAAATCGAGTCACTTATTAGCAAAAAAGGGTGACAACCTACTTTTGAAGGGttagtgatgagcagatattttatacgttttttttttttgcatagttttcatatagtttttagtatgttttgtttaatttttattaagtttttataggttttagtgttaaatttatatgtttggattctactttgagtttgtgtatttttaagtgcaatttcaggtattttttggctgaaattgaggagctggagcaaaagtctgatttagagacagagaaagcactgcaaatgttgtccagatctgacctccttgaacttagaagagcttttttggagttacagaagtctaaatggagcattcttaatggctatggaaagctgacttccagagatttccagaaatatataatagtccatactttgcttcagattataaggcccaaaactggcgtccaacgccagcttcctggccccttccaagcgtccagcgcccaaggagtagagaccagcgtccaaacgcccaaagaggaccccctagccagcgttcaacaccctagaggcctcatagcacgtggatctcatctaagctcagcccaaacactcaccaagtgggctccagaagtggattttagaactaaaaatactgttttatccttactagtcattgtttagtatttaagggattagatttatgttatTCAAACACTTTACAATACCTTTtaccatattttcgaatttaccattgtattttctttcagtataagtttctaaacctcctaggttgaggggaggagccttgctgagtcctatgaattaataaaagtattactgtttctcttcgatctgtgtctgatttatttctaagatgtatacttgttcttcaacatggtgaataggatgatcagtgacaatcaagtctgttcatcatactaggaccgcgtgcctgacaaccacccgtgtctacttgggtttgtgtgaatacgtgactggaaagcgtgaaccaccagcttgattatgcatctctcagacggctaatccacgacttcgttggggacttctcgagacacgagttcagccgatttccggggagattagggtctctgtggtagaggctagaacccaaagaagcagcattctctgattcagaagattcgaccttgtctgtggcgttttgagtaggatcgccaggagaatgaactgctagagcttcaccctccgtcagattggatgaccatggccaatggcgtttgatctgaagcagaggagattgatgagcacggccaatggcgttgatcacatacagcctgccataaaagaaatcactcacaagcaaaaaagacagtaataccagagttaattcagaaaggctaagcaactccaatcctcaactatattcctattactgattccatTACCCTTCTCTcatatttcttttaatgcaattaagCCTCAATCCAACAACTTCTTGATttttcctgactaagacctgcaagataaccatagcttgcttcaaaccacaatcctcgtgggatcgacccagaCTCGCtcatgtattacttggacgacccagtgcacttgctggtacagctgtacgaaggtgtggggattcgtgcaccaagtttttggcgctgttaccagggattgttcgagtttgaacaaactggtggattatcttgttccctagatcaggtattGTCTCTGATTTTTGCaagagtattttattttatttttctttttattttcaaaaaaaaattacttaaaaactttttcaaaaagaaaattatttttcttttctttgtttaatttttgtttttggtttgagtctttttgtttatgttcttggttaaaattttcaaaaactttgagtctttctttctaaaaattttcaaaaatagtttctttggttaaatcttgtgtcaatttttaagtttggtatcttcttgtggttttcttttaaattttcgaaaattttatgtttggttttcaaaaattttaagtttggtgtcttttacatgttcttgtgttctttaaatttttttagtcttgttcttagtgttctttttaatcttcaaagttttcttgtgtttcattttgttttgatcttaaaccAAAAAATggggacacaggggactaaaatttttagagatggagactgaaactttaaaaacattttatacctaaaataccctcattttgattaattaattccaattttaccttttgtgcaaattaaattagagtttcattgtTGTTTCAGtttctgtctcccattttgcaccaaacagaatactgagatttatttcaatctctgtctcttagtctctgtctctcagtctcagtctttccgtctctgtctctccaccaaatacTACCTTAGTGTTTTTCCTTAAATTTTCACATAATAAGGTGtcttagataaaaaattttaaatcttttgtctttttcttgtttttctctctcctcattaaattcaaaaaaaaaatatcttttctatttttattttaatcatattttcgaaaatcataattaaaaatttaggttttaatttctaaattttttatcttatcttatcttagttctAAAAATtcacaaatcaaatcttttcaaaataaaaaatcatatctttttttaaaatcttatcttaccttatttcaaacttaaaatttcaactttcaaaaattcaaaatttcaaatttcaatttcaaaattcaaaattcaaatttcaatttcaaatttcaaaaatttaaatttaaattttcaaaattcaaatcttaaattcaaatattttcttaattagttacttatcttatctctctcctctttcaaaacttcctaactaatcattctctctcttattttcgaaaattattttcttcttttctctcttctattttcgaattttataatttaattttcaattctttttaaattattaatcttatttttgaaattaataaataaataaaataaaaacaaaaatattttaattcttatttatcttttctacttctgtttcttcttctacctcttctaccttgcttcttcttctacctttcttaatcatgaacccaaatgggaatgaagagttcaAAAGAACTCTGAGATCTTATACAAATCTcactgctgacttctatggaagaagtattagcatacctcacatcagagcaagtagctttgaaCTCAACCCTCAACTTATTACTCTAGTGCAATAAAACTGCCAGTATTTTGGGCTTCctcatgaagaacctacagaattcctGGCATATTTCttaaagattgctgacacagtacacaatgagggagtagaccaagatgtgTACAGActattgctctttccttttgctgtaaaggaccaagcaaagaggtggttggataaccagcctaaacctagcttgaaaacttggaaacagttagtggacaagtttttgaatcaatattttcctccaagaaagatgacccagctaagactggacatccaaagcttcaaacaaggagataataaatctctttatgatgcatgggagaggtataggaggatgctaagaaaatgtcccactgaaatattttcagaatgggtacagttagacatcttctactatgtactttcagacatggctagaatgtctttggaccactctgctgatggtttcatacacatgagaaagactattggagaggctcaagagcttattaagacagttgccactaatcagcatctgtactcagcTACTGAGACCTCTATGAAAAGAGAGGTTAAGGCAGTATctactgaacctaaccctccagaacaggatggcccattgactcagcaactgCACGCCCTTGCCCAGCAACTACTGGAATTGCAAGAGGCTTTGCGAAAAACTCAGGCCTCTAATAGGAATGTAGAAGCACAACTGAGTCAAACAAGGCAATAGTTATCTAAGCAGATCACAGAAAAATGCCAGAccattcaactaaggagtggaaaaacctTGAATACCCAACCTCAGAACAACAAGAGGTTAgggaaagaacaactgacagaggataaccatgTCTCTGCACAAgataactctgggcgttcaaacaCCCAGGGAAGTATCActttggtgttgaatgccaggaaagggcagagactgggcattcaaacgcccaaagaggcagcacccttggcattgaatgcccacAAGGGAATGATTCccctagcgttaaacaccaggaaggGGGCAGCAgcatgggcattgaacacccaagcAAGGGAGGCCAGTCACTCACTGATAGcaaccctcctaagcaagctagtaaccccccTTCCAACACACATGGCACTCGGCCTTCATCAACTAAAGTTGATGAGTATAAGGCTAAAATGCCATTTCTTCAGAAGCTCTGTCAAGAGGAAAAGGATAAACAGTTTGCCCACTTTACGGATTATCTCAGAATAttagagatcaagatcccttttcaagaggctcttgaacaaataccttcttatgctaagttcatgaaggatattttgagtcataagaaggattggagagagacaaAAATAGTCCGgctcactgaagagtgcagtgcaatCATCCAAAACAGCTTGCCAGAGAAACTTAAGGATCCTGGaagttttatgataccatgcactctaggtgatgcttgtacaaggacagctttatgtgaccttggagcaagcatcaacctaatacctgcttcattaatgaagaagctttgtttgattgatgaagtcaaaccaacccgcatatgtcttcaacttgctgatggctctattaaaataccatcaggcgtaattgaagacatgattgttagggttggaccctttgcttttcccactgactttgtggtgttggacatgGA
This window harbors:
- the LOC112776247 gene encoding F-box protein At1g55000, coding for MGCCCDEDDGDILRQLMNNSSSTSPPSSSSSSPFSTVISPMNSHFPALSSTDILRTIFQKLPVPDLARAACVSRLWSSVASDRDILTAAFLAPWNLKAVVGNPISGSFWRDNTLAKFAISHRIVRGDSVASLAVKYSVQVMDIKRLNNMMSDHGIYSRERLLIPLSSPDILINRTCFIELDVYAKREVAVLYPNDVPDTKSANISVRISSELSKKRVLESLKRSMQVDNETAQYYWSISNGNPRAAFAEFSADLQWDRQVEHRT